Proteins from a single region of Sinorhizobium alkalisoli:
- the fabG gene encoding 3-oxoacyl-[acyl-carrier-protein] reductase: MFDLSGRKALVTGASGGIGEEIARLLHAQGVTVGLHGTRVEKLEALANSLGERVHVFPANLSARSEVKALGEKAEVELGGVDILVNNAGITKDGLFVRMSDEDWDNVLEVNLTSVFRLTRELTHPMMRRRFGRIINITSVVGVTGNPGQANYCASKAGMIGFSKSLAQEIATRNVTVNCVAPGFIESAMTGKLNEKQKEGIMAAIPMRRMGSGAEVASAVVYLASNEASYVTGQTIHVNGGMAMI, encoded by the coding sequence ATGTTCGATCTTTCCGGCCGCAAGGCCCTCGTAACCGGCGCGTCCGGTGGTATTGGCGAGGAAATCGCCCGCTTGCTGCATGCCCAAGGCGTCACCGTCGGCCTGCACGGCACGCGCGTGGAGAAGCTCGAGGCATTGGCGAACTCGCTCGGCGAGCGGGTCCATGTCTTCCCCGCGAACCTCTCCGCCAGGAGCGAAGTCAAGGCGCTTGGCGAAAAGGCGGAGGTCGAACTCGGCGGCGTCGACATCCTCGTCAACAATGCCGGCATCACCAAGGACGGACTTTTCGTTCGTATGAGCGACGAGGACTGGGACAATGTTCTGGAGGTCAACCTGACGTCCGTGTTCCGCCTGACGCGGGAACTGACCCATCCCATGATGCGCCGCCGCTTCGGCCGCATCATCAACATCACCTCCGTCGTCGGCGTCACCGGCAACCCGGGCCAAGCCAATTATTGCGCGTCGAAGGCGGGCATGATCGGCTTCTCCAAATCGCTTGCCCAGGAAATTGCCACCCGCAACGTCACCGTGAACTGCGTCGCGCCGGGCTTCATCGAAAGCGCCATGACCGGCAAGCTGAACGAGAAGCAGAAGGAAGGCATCATGGCGGCCATCCCGATGCGACGCATGGGGAGCGGCGCGGAGGTGGCCTCCGCCGTCGTCTATCTCGCCTCCAATGAGGCGAGCTACGTCACCGGCCAAACCATCCACGTCAATGGCGGCATGGCAATGATCTGA
- a CDS encoding acyl carrier protein — protein MSDIAERVKKIVIDHLGVDAEKVSEGASFIDDLGADSLDTVELVMAFEEEFGVEIPDDAADSILTVGDAVKFIEKAQA, from the coding sequence ATGAGCGATATCGCAGAACGCGTGAAGAAAATTGTTATTGATCATCTTGGCGTCGACGCCGAAAAGGTCAGCGAAGGCGCAAGCTTCATCGATGACCTCGGCGCGGACTCGCTCGACACGGTCGAACTGGTCATGGCATTCGAAGAAGAATTCGGTGTCGAGATCCCGGACGACGCTGCGGACTCGATCCTGACCGTCGGCGACGCCGTCAAGTTCATCGAGAAGGCTCAGGCCTGA
- the fabF gene encoding beta-ketoacyl-ACP synthase II produces MRRVVITGTGMVSPLGCGTEVSWSRLLAGGNAARKVTEFEVEDLPAKIACRIPFGDGADGTFNADDWMEPKEQRKVDPFIVYAMAAADMALADAGWKPESDEDQIATGVLIGSGIGGLEGIVEGGYTLRDRGPRRLSPFFIPGRLINLASGQVSIRHRLRGPNHSVVTACSTGAHAIGDASRLIALGDADVMVAGGTESPICRISLAGFAACKALSTQHNDSPQKASRPYDADRDGFVMGEGAGVVVLEELDHAKARGAKIYAEVVGYGLSGDAFHITAPSEDGDGAYRCMQMALKRAGITAADVDYINAHGTSTMADTIELGAVERLVGDSASKISMSSTKSAIGHLLGAAGAVEAIFSALAIRDNVAPPTLNLDNPSVETKIDLVPHVARKREINVALSNSFGFGGTNASLVLRRYTGD; encoded by the coding sequence ATGAGACGTGTCGTTATCACCGGTACCGGCATGGTATCGCCTCTGGGTTGCGGAACCGAGGTTAGCTGGTCGCGTCTTCTTGCCGGCGGCAACGCGGCGCGCAAGGTCACGGAATTCGAGGTTGAGGATCTCCCCGCCAAGATCGCCTGCCGTATCCCGTTCGGCGACGGTGCCGACGGCACCTTCAATGCCGACGACTGGATGGAGCCGAAGGAGCAGCGCAAGGTCGATCCCTTCATCGTCTATGCGATGGCGGCCGCGGACATGGCGCTGGCCGATGCGGGCTGGAAGCCGGAAAGCGATGAAGACCAGATCGCGACCGGCGTTCTGATCGGTTCCGGGATCGGCGGCCTGGAAGGGATCGTCGAGGGCGGCTACACCTTGCGCGACAGGGGTCCCCGCCGGCTATCGCCCTTTTTCATTCCGGGCCGTCTGATCAATCTTGCCTCTGGCCAGGTCTCCATTCGCCACCGGTTGCGCGGCCCCAACCATTCCGTCGTCACGGCGTGCTCGACCGGCGCGCATGCGATTGGCGATGCAAGCCGGCTGATTGCGCTCGGCGATGCCGACGTGATGGTGGCAGGCGGAACCGAATCGCCGATTTGCCGCATTTCACTGGCGGGCTTTGCCGCCTGCAAGGCGCTCTCGACCCAGCACAACGACAGCCCGCAAAAAGCGTCGCGGCCATATGATGCGGATCGCGACGGCTTCGTCATGGGTGAAGGCGCCGGCGTCGTCGTTCTGGAAGAACTCGATCATGCAAAGGCCCGCGGCGCCAAGATCTATGCCGAGGTGGTCGGCTATGGCCTCTCCGGCGATGCCTTCCACATCACCGCGCCTTCGGAGGATGGTGATGGTGCCTATCGCTGCATGCAGATGGCGCTGAAGCGCGCGGGGATCACGGCCGCCGATGTCGACTACATCAACGCGCACGGCACGTCGACCATGGCCGACACGATCGAACTCGGCGCCGTCGAGCGACTGGTCGGCGACAGCGCGTCGAAAATATCCATGTCTTCGACGAAGTCGGCCATCGGGCATCTGCTCGGGGCTGCGGGCGCGGTCGAGGCGATTTTTTCGGCGCTGGCGATTCGCGACAATGTCGCACCGCCCACGCTCAATCTCGACAATCCGTCCGTCGAGACCAAGATTGATCTGGTGCCGCACGTCGCCCGCAAGCGCGAGATCAATGTTGCCCTGTCGAATTCTTTCGGTTTCGGCGGCACGAACGCATCTCTGGTTCTGCGCCGCTACACGGGCGATTGA
- the mltG gene encoding endolytic transglycosylase MltG, which produces MIPKSASEALRPEKVPQPPKRSRKARSQVVIFLNFMMTVVVLVALAAAGAVYYAMHEYEKPGPLEANRNFIVRSGAGIQEIANGLERNDIITDSRVFRFVSEAYLDDDTLKAGEYEIKAHASMQEIMQLLKSGKSILYSVSLPEGLTVKQMFRKLADDPVLVGELPSELPPEGSLKPDTYKFMRGTQRNEIIEQMIAAQKAMVEQIWSKRDPDLPISTIEEFVTLASIVEKETGRADERPRVASVFINRLEKGMRLQSDPTIIYGIFGGEGKPADRAILKSDLDKDTPYNTYVIKGLPPTPIANPGRAALEAVANPSRTPELYFVADGTGGHVFAETLEEHNANVRRWRKLEAEKAAEAAKAAAEAAPAVEAQ; this is translated from the coding sequence ATCATTCCGAAGTCGGCCAGCGAGGCGCTGCGACCGGAAAAGGTGCCGCAGCCGCCGAAGCGTTCGCGAAAGGCCCGCAGCCAAGTCGTGATCTTCTTGAACTTCATGATGACTGTCGTCGTCCTAGTGGCACTGGCGGCGGCCGGCGCCGTCTATTACGCCATGCACGAATATGAAAAGCCGGGTCCGCTCGAGGCGAACAGGAATTTCATCGTGCGCAGCGGTGCCGGCATACAGGAAATCGCCAATGGCCTGGAGCGCAACGACATCATCACCGATAGCCGCGTGTTCCGCTTTGTCTCCGAGGCCTATCTGGACGATGACACGCTGAAGGCCGGCGAATACGAGATCAAGGCCCATGCTTCGATGCAGGAGATCATGCAGCTCCTGAAGTCAGGCAAGTCGATCCTCTATTCGGTCTCGCTGCCGGAGGGCCTGACGGTCAAGCAGATGTTCCGCAAGCTCGCCGATGATCCGGTTCTCGTAGGCGAGCTCCCGAGCGAACTGCCGCCGGAGGGGTCGCTTAAGCCGGATACCTACAAGTTCATGCGCGGTACGCAACGCAACGAAATCATCGAGCAGATGATCGCCGCGCAGAAAGCCATGGTCGAGCAGATCTGGAGCAAACGCGATCCCGACCTGCCGATTTCAACGATCGAGGAATTCGTCACCCTTGCCTCGATCGTCGAAAAGGAAACGGGACGTGCCGACGAGCGGCCGCGGGTCGCGTCGGTATTCATCAACCGGCTCGAAAAAGGGATGCGGCTGCAATCGGACCCGACGATCATCTACGGCATCTTCGGGGGAGAGGGCAAACCTGCGGATCGGGCGATCCTGAAATCGGATCTCGACAAGGACACGCCCTACAACACCTATGTCATCAAGGGGCTGCCGCCGACACCGATCGCCAATCCCGGCCGGGCCGCTCTCGAAGCGGTCGCCAATCCGTCGCGCACGCCCGAACTCTATTTCGTCGCTGACGGGACGGGCGGGCACGTCTTCGCTGAAACGCTCGAGGAGCACAACGCCAATGTTCGGCGGTGGCGAAAGCTCGAAGCTGAAAAGGCGGCGGAGGCGGCGAAGGCCGCCGCGGAGGCAGCACCCGCGGTTGAGGCGCAGTAG
- a CDS encoding YicC/YloC family endoribonuclease, with amino-acid sequence MPLQSMTGFARKEGSSGRFRWAWELRSVNGKGLDVRLRLPPGLERLEPDCRRLAAQYFSRGNLQIALSLASSETAIEAVVNHEALAAVLKLREQIGDRVDPAPLRFDTLLTIRGIIDFREPEESESEREARDADILSGLDQALADLKSMREKEGSALGQILSAQVDRIEQLRATVENDPSRSPQAIADRLAQQLALVMENSSSLDRERLHAEVALLATRADLREEIDRLGAHVAAARDLLARGGPVGRKLDFLAQEFNRESNTICSKSNAAAVSAAGIELKVVIDQFREQVQNLE; translated from the coding sequence ATGCCGCTCCAATCGATGACCGGCTTTGCCAGAAAAGAGGGGAGCAGCGGGCGCTTTCGCTGGGCGTGGGAATTGCGCTCGGTCAATGGCAAAGGGCTCGACGTGCGGCTGCGCCTGCCGCCCGGTCTGGAGCGACTGGAGCCGGACTGTCGGCGCCTCGCCGCACAGTATTTTTCGCGCGGCAACCTGCAGATCGCCCTGTCGCTTGCGAGTAGCGAGACGGCGATCGAGGCCGTGGTCAATCACGAAGCGCTGGCGGCAGTGCTGAAGTTGCGGGAGCAGATCGGCGACCGGGTCGATCCGGCGCCGCTTCGGTTCGACACGCTGCTGACAATCCGCGGCATCATCGACTTTCGCGAGCCGGAAGAGAGCGAGAGCGAGCGTGAGGCCCGCGATGCGGACATCCTTTCCGGCCTGGATCAGGCGCTCGCCGACCTGAAAAGCATGCGGGAAAAGGAGGGAAGCGCACTCGGACAGATTCTTTCCGCCCAGGTGGACCGCATCGAGCAGCTGAGGGCCACGGTGGAGAACGATCCGTCGCGCAGCCCGCAGGCCATTGCCGACCGGCTGGCGCAGCAATTGGCGCTGGTGATGGAGAATTCGTCCTCGCTTGACCGCGAAAGGCTGCATGCCGAGGTCGCCTTACTCGCTACCAGGGCTGATCTCCGCGAAGAAATCGATCGTCTGGGTGCCCACGTCGCCGCCGCGCGCGACCTCCTGGCGAGGGGCGGACCGGTCGGGCGCAAGCTCGATTTCCTTGCACAGGAATTTAACCGCGAATCGAATACGATCTGTTCGAAGTCGAACGCCGCCGCTGTTTCGGCTGCCGGTATCGAATTGAAGGTGGTCATCGACCAGTTCCGCGAACAGGTTCAGAACTTGGAGTAA
- the gmk gene encoding guanylate kinase — protein MKSATPSPIKIARRGLMLVISSPSGAGKSTIARNLLEADPELSISVSVTTRARRPSEIEGRHYFFKSVREFEALKATDSLLEWAEVHGNYYGTPRDAVETAMAEGRDMLFDIDWQGAQQLQEKMAGDVVSIFILPPTMAELQSRLHRRAEDTEEVIATRLANSRAEIEHWREYDYIVVNDDLDRAFSAVRSIIEAERLRRDRRPGLFEFVNGLLTENPF, from the coding sequence ATGAAATCGGCGACCCCTTCGCCCATCAAGATTGCCCGTCGCGGATTGATGCTCGTGATATCGTCCCCGTCGGGTGCCGGAAAATCGACGATCGCGCGCAATCTCCTCGAGGCGGATCCGGAACTCAGCATTTCGGTGAGCGTGACGACGCGGGCGCGCCGGCCGAGCGAGATCGAGGGGCGCCACTATTTCTTCAAGTCCGTCCGGGAATTCGAAGCATTGAAGGCGACGGATTCGCTGCTTGAATGGGCCGAAGTGCACGGAAACTACTACGGCACGCCGCGCGACGCCGTCGAGACGGCCATGGCCGAGGGCCGTGATATGCTCTTCGACATTGACTGGCAGGGAGCCCAGCAGCTTCAGGAGAAGATGGCTGGCGACGTGGTTTCGATTTTCATTCTGCCGCCGACCATGGCCGAACTGCAGTCGCGCCTGCATCGGCGCGCCGAAGACACCGAGGAAGTCATCGCCACCCGGCTCGCCAATTCGCGCGCTGAGATCGAGCACTGGCGAGAGTACGATTATATCGTCGTGAACGACGACCTCGACCGCGCCTTTTCTGCAGTCCGCTCGATCATCGAGGCCGAACGGCTGCGTCGCGACCGTCGACCCGGACTGTTCGAATTCGTCAATGGGCTTCTGACGGAGAATCCTTTCTGA
- the rsmA gene encoding 16S rRNA (adenine(1518)-N(6)/adenine(1519)-N(6))-dimethyltransferase RsmA: protein MAALDGLPPLRDVIHRHGLDAKKALGQNFLLDLNLTQKIARTAGPLEDVTVIEVGPGPGGLTRAILALGAKKVVAIERDPRCLPALAEIGAHYPDRLEVIEADALKIDFETLADGPTRIIANLPYNVGTQLLVNWLLPKRWPSFWQSLTLMFQREVGLRIVASADDDHYGRLGVLCGWRTKARLAFDVPPQAFTPPPKVTSTVVHLEPIENPIPCPVKSLERVTHAAFGQRRKMLRQSLKPLGGEALLAKAGIDPQRRAETLTVEEFCRLANCL, encoded by the coding sequence ATGGCGGCGCTCGACGGCCTGCCGCCCCTTCGAGACGTCATCCACCGCCATGGATTGGACGCGAAAAAGGCGCTCGGGCAGAACTTCCTGCTCGACCTCAATCTCACCCAGAAGATCGCCCGCACGGCCGGTCCACTCGAGGACGTGACCGTTATCGAAGTCGGCCCCGGCCCTGGCGGGCTGACGCGCGCGATCCTGGCGCTTGGTGCGAAGAAGGTCGTCGCAATCGAACGCGACCCCCGTTGCCTGCCGGCGCTCGCGGAAATTGGCGCCCATTATCCTGACCGTCTGGAGGTGATCGAGGCCGACGCCCTGAAGATCGACTTTGAAACGCTCGCCGACGGCCCGACGCGCATCATCGCCAACCTGCCCTATAACGTCGGTACCCAGCTCCTGGTCAATTGGCTGTTGCCGAAGCGCTGGCCGTCCTTCTGGCAGTCGCTGACCCTGATGTTTCAGCGTGAGGTGGGCCTGCGGATCGTCGCAAGTGCGGATGACGATCATTACGGCCGCCTGGGCGTTCTCTGCGGCTGGCGGACGAAGGCGCGGCTGGCATTCGACGTGCCGCCCCAGGCCTTCACGCCGCCACCGAAGGTGACCTCCACGGTCGTGCACTTGGAGCCGATCGAAAATCCGATCCCCTGCCCGGTTAAATCACTCGAGAGAGTGACCCATGCGGCCTTCGGCCAGCGTCGCAAGATGCTGCGGCAAAGCCTTAAGCCGCTCGGCGGCGAGGCACTGCTTGCCAAGGCGGGCATCGACCCGCAACGCCGCGCCGAAACGCTGACGGTCGAAGAATTCTGCCGTCTGGCCAATTGCCTTTGA
- the pdxA gene encoding 4-hydroxythreonine-4-phosphate dehydrogenase PdxA, which translates to MNETSDGPIALTMGDPAGIGPDITLSTWALRRSQEIPPFLFIGDPAVLSERAKALGETVQIRETDCAGAAVAFADALPVLPIRCPAAVVAGQPNPENAVTVTGAIDTAVRLVMSGEATAVTTNPIAKAVLYEAGFRFPGHTEYLADLAEKATGAPTLPVMMLAGPKLRAVPVTIHIPLKEVPAALTPDLIYKTSVITAGDLKRRFGVAAPRLAIAGLNPHAGEGGALGLEDDAIIRPVIDRLRTEGLDVAGPLPADTMFHDRARETFDVAICMYHDQALIPAKALGFDDSVNVTLGLPFIRTSPDHGTAFGIAGKGIARAHSLIAALRLAAELAANTAGAFR; encoded by the coding sequence ATGAACGAGACGAGCGACGGTCCGATCGCCCTGACGATGGGCGATCCGGCCGGTATCGGCCCGGACATCACCCTTTCCACATGGGCGCTCCGGCGGTCGCAAGAGATCCCCCCTTTCCTTTTCATCGGTGACCCGGCGGTGCTCTCCGAGCGTGCCAAGGCCCTCGGAGAGACCGTTCAGATCAGGGAGACCGATTGCGCGGGTGCGGCCGTGGCCTTCGCTGACGCGCTCCCCGTCCTGCCGATCCGCTGCCCCGCCGCCGTCGTTGCCGGCCAACCCAACCCGGAGAACGCCGTCACCGTCACCGGGGCGATCGATACCGCCGTCCGGCTGGTAATGAGCGGCGAAGCCACCGCCGTGACGACCAACCCGATCGCCAAGGCCGTCCTCTATGAGGCGGGATTCCGCTTCCCCGGCCATACCGAATATCTCGCCGACCTCGCGGAGAAGGCGACGGGTGCGCCCACCCTGCCGGTGATGATGCTCGCCGGACCGAAACTGCGCGCTGTGCCCGTGACCATTCATATTCCGCTCAAGGAGGTGCCGGCTGCCCTGACCCCAGACCTCATCTACAAGACTTCCGTGATCACGGCCGGCGATCTCAAGCGCCGCTTCGGCGTGGCGGCGCCTCGCCTCGCGATTGCCGGCCTCAACCCGCATGCGGGCGAAGGCGGAGCGCTCGGTCTCGAGGACGATGCAATCATCCGTCCCGTCATCGACCGGCTCCGCACCGAGGGACTGGATGTCGCAGGCCCGCTTCCGGCCGACACCATGTTCCACGACCGCGCCAGGGAAACCTTTGACGTCGCCATCTGCATGTATCACGACCAGGCGCTGATCCCCGCCAAGGCGCTCGGCTTTGACGACAGCGTCAATGTCACGCTCGGCCTGCCCTTCATCAGGACGTCGCCAGACCACGGCACCGCATTCGGCATCGCCGGCAAAGGAATAGCACGCGCGCACAGTCTGATCGCCGCATTGCGCCTGGCGGCGGAACTCGCCGCCAACACGGCGGGAGCTTTTCGCTGA
- a CDS encoding peptidylprolyl isomerase — MMMGGKFSIVGALSALAIAGALSFSAATVARAASEVKVIVNNVVITSGDIAKRTAFLRLQHQSGGAAEAKKQLIDEVLKRGEIARVQQSVSTQEVDAAYARFAAGNKLSTEQLGKILEQAGVGVEHFKQYIAVQMSWPRLVNFRYGSANRLSGGDLVKRMMEAGGDKPVTTEYFLQQVIFVIPESKRGAITGKRQAEANASRSKFPGCDSSKAFAANYRDVSIRSLGRVLAQQLPEEWKPLVEKAGDGMTTGTRVTEKGVEYLAICKKRQVNDDTAAEIVFRAEDLGKKTGSEDPNSAKYLEELRAKAQIINK, encoded by the coding sequence ATGATGATGGGTGGGAAATTCTCGATCGTGGGGGCACTTTCGGCACTGGCGATTGCCGGAGCATTGAGCTTTTCGGCCGCCACGGTCGCCAGGGCGGCAAGCGAGGTCAAGGTGATCGTCAACAATGTCGTGATCACCTCGGGCGACATTGCCAAGCGCACAGCTTTCCTTCGTCTTCAGCACCAGAGCGGCGGAGCCGCCGAAGCGAAAAAGCAGCTGATTGACGAGGTCCTCAAGCGGGGCGAAATTGCCCGGGTCCAGCAGTCGGTCAGCACCCAGGAGGTCGATGCCGCCTACGCGCGTTTTGCCGCGGGCAACAAGCTCTCGACCGAACAGCTCGGCAAAATCCTCGAACAGGCGGGCGTCGGGGTAGAGCACTTCAAGCAATATATCGCCGTTCAGATGAGTTGGCCGCGTCTCGTGAACTTCCGCTATGGCAGCGCCAATCGTCTTTCCGGTGGCGACCTCGTCAAGCGCATGATGGAAGCGGGCGGCGACAAGCCGGTGACGACGGAATATTTCCTGCAACAGGTCATCTTCGTCATTCCGGAATCGAAGCGCGGCGCGATCACCGGTAAGCGGCAGGCGGAAGCGAACGCCTCGCGCTCCAAATTTCCCGGTTGCGACAGCTCGAAGGCCTTCGCAGCGAACTACCGCGACGTGTCGATCCGCAGTCTTGGTCGGGTGCTCGCGCAGCAACTGCCGGAGGAATGGAAGCCGCTCGTCGAGAAAGCGGGCGACGGGATGACCACGGGCACGCGCGTCACGGAAAAGGGCGTCGAATATCTGGCGATCTGCAAAAAGCGCCAGGTCAATGACGACACTGCCGCCGAAATCGTCTTTCGCGCCGAGGATCTCGGCAAGAAAACGGGCAGCGAGGATCCGAACAGCGCCAAATATCTCGAAGAACTGCGCGCCAAGGCGCAGATCATCAACAAGTAA
- a CDS encoding LPS-assembly protein LptD, giving the protein MAAGNRERMDLMNAALLAGVALYALAIGMNAPAMAQDTGTRLDSLQPNIPADAKMLLTANELVYNRDAETVTVRGNVQIEYGGYKMVARQVEYDQRSGRIVATGDIQLIEPDGNIVYAERMDVTDDFANGIVEALRIETTDLTRLAAETGERRSGDQFILNKAVYTACTPCATKPEHRSLWHIKAERVIQNGRTHTIRLENAYFELFGKPIAYIPVMEIPDHTVKRKSGFLFPHFSYTQKLGAGVSVPYYWAISPYMDATVTATGLTRQGFLLEGEFRQQFHNGLHTLNVAGISQMNRDRFTPGTVDALETNRAMVASRGRFEVNPRWTFGWDVLVQTDNNFAKTYDLSTFDGTTYINQAYLTGLGRRNYFDLRAFYFDIQDADPDSLAENQQPVAQVLDYSYTAPEPVLGGELNADVNLTNVRRNRLDVDTAGFGVLRFPGLEGTSHRLTAEVEWKRTFIAPGGLVLTPLLAARGDAIGVNMDDPAGYTGEFTNSDALTRRMLTAGLEARYPMLFAGESSSHILEPIGQIYVRPDEQYAGGLPNEDAQSFVFDATNLFERDKYSGYDRIEGGTRANIGLRYTGTFDSGYGLRASAGQSFHLAGLNSFATDDLVKAGSDSGLETDRSDYVAMLGVDAPSGLMASLSGRLDEESFNLRRADATVGYLGLTWQAALTYTRIEAQPLYGSSSDQDEVQTAAAYRFHDYWSVFGAVTYDINQGVISRNGFGITYDDQDTLFSIVYRQERDTDNSLANDWSIGARISFRTLGDINVGDTTVDELDYF; this is encoded by the coding sequence GTGGCGGCAGGCAACCGCGAACGTATGGATTTGATGAATGCCGCCCTGCTTGCAGGCGTGGCGCTGTATGCCCTTGCCATCGGAATGAATGCGCCAGCCATGGCGCAGGACACAGGAACGCGGCTCGATTCGCTGCAGCCGAACATCCCCGCCGACGCCAAGATGCTGTTGACGGCCAACGAGCTCGTCTACAATCGCGACGCGGAAACAGTGACCGTGCGCGGCAACGTCCAGATCGAATATGGCGGCTACAAGATGGTCGCCCGCCAAGTCGAATACGACCAGAGGTCCGGCCGCATCGTGGCGACCGGCGATATCCAACTGATCGAGCCGGACGGCAACATCGTCTATGCCGAACGAATGGACGTGACGGACGATTTCGCCAACGGTATCGTCGAGGCGCTCAGGATCGAGACGACGGATCTCACCAGGCTCGCGGCCGAGACCGGCGAGCGGCGCAGCGGCGATCAGTTCATCCTGAACAAGGCCGTCTACACCGCCTGCACGCCCTGCGCGACCAAGCCCGAGCATCGCTCGCTGTGGCATATCAAGGCCGAGCGCGTCATCCAGAACGGCCGCACCCATACGATCCGGCTTGAAAACGCCTATTTCGAGCTCTTCGGCAAGCCGATCGCCTATATTCCGGTGATGGAAATCCCCGACCACACGGTCAAGCGCAAGAGCGGCTTCCTGTTTCCTCATTTCAGCTACACGCAGAAACTCGGCGCCGGCGTCAGCGTGCCCTATTATTGGGCGATCTCGCCCTATATGGATGCCACGGTCACCGCAACGGGCCTGACGCGCCAGGGCTTTTTGCTCGAAGGCGAATTTCGCCAGCAATTCCACAACGGCCTGCACACGCTGAACGTCGCCGGCATAAGCCAGATGAACCGCGACCGATTCACGCCGGGTACCGTCGATGCCCTTGAAACGAACCGCGCAATGGTCGCATCCAGAGGCCGATTCGAGGTCAATCCTCGCTGGACCTTCGGCTGGGACGTCCTCGTGCAGACGGACAACAACTTCGCCAAGACCTACGACCTGTCGACCTTCGACGGCACCACCTATATCAACCAAGCCTATCTGACCGGCCTCGGCAGGCGCAACTATTTCGATCTGCGCGCCTTTTATTTCGACATCCAGGACGCAGACCCGGACAGCCTGGCGGAAAACCAGCAACCGGTCGCGCAGGTCCTCGACTATTCCTACACCGCGCCGGAACCGGTGCTGGGCGGAGAGCTCAATGCCGACGTCAACCTGACAAACGTAAGGCGCAACCGACTGGACGTGGACACTGCCGGGTTCGGCGTCCTGCGCTTTCCCGGCCTTGAAGGCACGTCGCACCGGCTGACAGCGGAAGTCGAATGGAAGCGGACATTCATCGCGCCCGGCGGGCTCGTCCTGACGCCGCTGCTGGCGGCGCGCGGCGACGCCATCGGCGTCAACATGGACGACCCTGCCGGCTATACCGGCGAGTTCACCAACAGTGACGCGCTTACGCGGCGCATGCTGACGGCCGGCCTCGAGGCGCGTTATCCGATGCTCTTTGCGGGCGAGAGCAGCAGCCATATTCTGGAGCCGATCGGGCAGATCTATGTGCGCCCGGACGAACAATACGCGGGCGGCTTGCCGAACGAGGACGCCCAGAGCTTTGTCTTCGACGCCACCAATCTTTTCGAACGCGACAAATACTCGGGCTACGACCGGATCGAGGGCGGAACGCGCGCCAATATCGGCCTGCGCTATACCGGCACCTTCGACAGCGGCTATGGCCTGCGCGCCAGTGCCGGCCAGTCCTTCCACCTTGCCGGCCTCAACTCCTTCGCAACCGACGATCTTGTCAAGGCCGGCTCGGATTCGGGCCTCGAAACCGATCGCTCCGACTATGTCGCGATGCTCGGCGTCGACGCGCCGTCCGGCCTGATGGCGAGCCTTTCCGGCCGACTGGACGAAGAGAGTTTCAACCTGCGCCGCGCGGACGCGACCGTCGGCTATCTCGGCCTGACCTGGCAGGCAGCCCTGACCTATACGCGCATCGAGGCGCAGCCACTCTACGGGTCTTCGTCCGATCAGGACGAAGTGCAGACGGCAGCCGCCTATCGCTTCCACGACTACTGGTCGGTTTTCGGCGCGGTGACCTATGACATCAACCAAGGCGTCATATCGCGCAATGGTTTCGGCATCACCTATGACGATCAGGACACGCTGTTCTCGATCGTCTACAGGCAGGAGCGCGATACGGACAACTCGCTTGCCAACGACTGGTCGATCGGCGCGCGGATCAGCTTCCGCACGCTCGGCGATATCAATGTGGGCGATACCACGGTCGACGAACTCGACTATTTCTGA